The following are encoded together in the Zingiber officinale cultivar Zhangliang chromosome 8A, Zo_v1.1, whole genome shotgun sequence genome:
- the LOC122009389 gene encoding F-box/WD-40 repeat-containing protein At5g21040-like — protein MAFASPEIERPSPEKFVDSPLDEDIPLTRVKSQERFSSKSSPLESACVPLKRGDSKSGTTIADGSGSGGKLRSFTDLPTNLVYEILQRLDAKELGVVSCVSTLLNSLASDHHGWKDFYCERWGVPFGLNAQSSNQKSWKELFVDREFRSKSFMGRFCIDVLHGHTEAVRCVFLLQTAKLIFTGGYDTAVHVWDMEEGLSIGVSRSLGCTIRAITADSELLIAAGTDAFLQCWRAIEGHPHLFDIAASLNHNSNFRLWGHEGPVTCLALDSTRIYSGSWDTSVRIWDRAHLKCLRTLRHGDWVWSIAPRGSTVASTSGRDVYVWDTDNGYLTTIIHNAHVGNVYALARNHSGDLLFTGGEDGAIRMYMVCDHCDDDDIKPAATWIPHTGSVHSLSFEFPWVVSSSSDGRIALIDVQKLLKWRQSCSSRQRYKVKHSAPEAVEPPQRMLHGFGCNLFSVAIGSDRIICGGEEGVVRIWNFSQALEIAKKVEALRSIRLENRMRRRKAQTEMSGNGARADQCSVSAKKNQLNAERIGVWHSKRGLTGKLKP, from the coding sequence CTTCCCCATTGGAATCTGCTTGTGTTCCTTTGAAGAGAGGTGATTCCAAATCTGGAACCACAATTGCTGATGGTTCAGGTTCTGGCGGTAAGCTGAGGTCCTTCACTGACCTGCCGACGAATTTGGTGTATGAGATTCTGCAGCGTCTCGATGCTAAAGAGCTTGGTGTTGTGTCCTGTGTCTCTACTCTGCTGAATAGCCTTGCGTCTGATCATCATGGTTGGAAGGATTTCTACTGTGAGAGGTGGGGTGTTCCTTTTGGTCTGAATGCTCAATCATCTAATCAGAAGTCGTGGAAGGAGTTATTTGTGGACAGGGAATTTCGGAGTAAATCTTTTATGGGGAGGTTTTGCATAGATGTGCTCCATGGACACACTGAAGCTGTTCGGTGTGTATTTCTTCTCCAAACTGCAAAACTTATCTTTACTGGAGGATATGACACTGCTGTGCATGTGTGGGACATGGAAGAAGGCTTGTCAATTGGGGTGTCTCGCTCTCTTGGTTGCACAATTCGAGCCATTACTGCTGATTCAGAGCTCTTGATTGCTGCAGGAACTGATGCTTTTCTGCAGTGTTGGAGAGCAATTGAAGGCCATCCTCATCTGTTTGACATTGCAGCTTCTTTGAACCACAACTCCAACTTCCGCCTTTGGGGGCACGAAGGGCCTGTGACTTGTCTTGCGCTGGATTCAACCAGAATTTACAGTGGTTCGTGGGATACAAGTGTTCGTATATGGGATCGAGCTCATTTGAAGTGCTTAAGGACATTGAGACATGGCGATTGGGTTTGGTCTATTGCTCCTCGAGGCAGCACGGTTGCTAGCACAAGTGGTAGAGATGTTTATGTTTGGGACACTGACAATGGATATTTGACTACTATTATTCATAATGCTCATGTAGGTAATGTATATGCGTTGGCTCGAAATCATTCAGGGGATCTTCTATTTACTGGAGGTGAAGATGGTGCAATTCGCATGTACATGGTTTGTGACCATTGTGATGACGATGATATTAAGCCAGCTGCAACTTGGATTCCTCACACCGGCTCCGTGCATTCGCTTTCTTTTGAGTTTCCATGGGTCGTGTCATCTTCAAGTGATGGGAGAATTGCATTGATCGATGTGCAGAAGCTACTAAAGTGGCGACAATCTTGTTCTTCAAGGCAACGTTACAAAGTAAAGCACTCAGCCCCAGAAGCAGTGGAGCCTCCCCAAAGGATGCTGCACGGTTTTGGATGCAATCTTTTCTCTGTGGCAATTGGATCCGATCGGATTATTTGTGGGGGTGAGGAAGGTGTTGTTAGAATCTGGAACTTCTCACAAGCACTTGAAATCGCAAAAAAGGTTGAAGCCCTCAGAAGCATCAGGTTGGAGAACCGGATGAGGCGACGGAAAGCGCAGACTGAGATGAGCGGTAACGGCGCACGAGCTGATCAATGTTCAGTTTCAGCAAAAAAGAATCAGCTGAATGCAGAACGCATTGGTGTTTGGCACAGCAAGCGTGGCTTAACCGGAAAGCTCAAGCCCTAG